One window from the genome of Natronomonas pharaonis DSM 2160 encodes:
- a CDS encoding urea ABC transporter substrate-binding protein encodes MRNPTVSRRKLLASGAAAAGIGLAGCMGGNGGSDGPTVGILEDRSGNFQLNGTSKWQATRLAIEEINEDGGILGEEVEIVDPDPQSDNERYQELTERLILQDQVDALWAGYSSATREAIRPIINDEDQLYFYTTQYEGGVCDDTIFAVGSTARQQLGAVTPYLADQYGEDIYIIAADYNFGQLSGDWVNVIAEENGYNIVGEEYIPLDESDFSSVINRIQAEDPDFIMSMLVGANHENFYDQRDSNDLMIPIGTSTTMAQGHEHIRYEPNAVTDVYAGVSYMEELGDLREGENFVEDFYDRWPDANYLNQEAQNNYFSVYMWKEAVEEAGTFDQDAVIDVLEEGVEMNAPSGRIELDGATHHITHQMRVAHADENHDISFDAEQEIGPSFLREEVEGGDGCDLRAESKTTQYEPADVYGDILE; translated from the coding sequence ATGCGTAACCCGACCGTCAGCCGTCGGAAACTGCTCGCATCGGGAGCAGCCGCAGCCGGCATCGGCCTTGCGGGCTGTATGGGCGGCAACGGTGGCAGCGACGGACCAACCGTCGGTATCCTTGAGGACCGCTCCGGAAACTTCCAGCTCAACGGCACCTCGAAGTGGCAGGCGACGCGGCTGGCAATCGAGGAGATAAACGAAGACGGCGGGATTCTCGGCGAGGAAGTCGAAATCGTCGACCCCGACCCCCAATCCGACAACGAGCGCTACCAGGAACTGACTGAACGGCTCATCCTACAGGACCAAGTCGACGCCCTCTGGGCCGGGTACTCCAGCGCGACTCGGGAGGCGATTCGGCCAATAATCAACGACGAAGACCAGCTATACTTTTATACGACCCAATACGAGGGCGGTGTCTGTGACGATACCATCTTCGCCGTCGGCTCGACGGCTCGCCAGCAGCTCGGGGCCGTGACGCCGTACCTCGCCGACCAGTACGGCGAGGACATCTACATCATTGCCGCCGACTACAACTTCGGACAGTTGTCCGGCGACTGGGTCAACGTCATCGCCGAGGAGAACGGCTACAACATCGTCGGCGAGGAGTACATCCCGCTCGACGAAAGCGACTTCTCGTCGGTCATCAACCGGATTCAGGCCGAGGACCCCGACTTCATCATGTCGATGCTCGTCGGTGCCAACCACGAGAACTTCTACGACCAGCGGGACTCCAACGACCTGATGATTCCCATCGGGACATCGACGACGATGGCCCAGGGCCACGAGCACATCCGCTACGAGCCAAACGCCGTGACCGATGTCTACGCGGGCGTCAGCTATATGGAGGAACTCGGCGACCTCCGGGAGGGCGAGAACTTCGTCGAGGATTTCTACGACCGCTGGCCCGACGCGAACTACCTCAACCAGGAAGCACAGAACAACTACTTCTCGGTCTACATGTGGAAAGAGGCCGTCGAGGAGGCCGGCACCTTCGACCAGGACGCCGTCATCGATGTCCTCGAGGAAGGCGTGGAGATGAACGCCCCCTCGGGCCGAATCGAGCTCGACGGTGCGACCCACCACATCACCCACCAGATGCGCGTCGCCCACGCCGACGAGAACCACGACATCAGCTTCGACGCCGAACAGGAAATCGGCCCCTCGTTCCTCCGCGAAGAAGTCGAGGGCGGCGACGGCTGTGACCTCCGTGCGGAGTCGAAGACCACGCAGTACGAGCCCGCCGACGTTTACGGTGATATCCTCGAATGA
- the urtB gene encoding urea ABC transporter, permease protein UrtB: MSQPLVPLSPLYDGAALLFQFLDSFAFLVLATVGLAVIFGMMGVINLAHGEFILVGIYGTALTYHAGLPLPVAMVSGVVMTVIFGIIVERLVVQHLYDRLLDSMVATWGLALVVAQLLLITFGSSLDSISTPMGNVAYGPYTSGTYRSVFLPLVALAVLVGLYVLFTRTEFGVKARATIEDPETARAMGIDTDRMYVTTFALGSGLAGLTGALYAPAIGAITPDRGSIFLVEAFVAVVVGGPSVVIGTLSASGLLGFVNAVFSFQLGTFVGLMAMLIVAIIALRVLPDGISGYIEQWRQRRRADQ; this comes from the coding sequence GTGAGCCAGCCGCTCGTGCCCCTATCGCCGCTGTACGACGGGGCCGCGCTGCTGTTTCAGTTCCTCGATAGCTTCGCCTTCCTCGTGTTGGCGACGGTCGGGCTGGCGGTAATCTTCGGGATGATGGGCGTCATCAACCTCGCCCACGGGGAGTTCATCCTCGTCGGCATCTACGGGACGGCGCTCACCTACCACGCCGGGCTCCCGCTGCCGGTCGCGATGGTGTCCGGTGTCGTCATGACAGTCATCTTCGGCATCATCGTCGAGCGGCTGGTCGTCCAACACCTCTATGACCGTCTGCTTGACTCGATGGTCGCGACGTGGGGCCTCGCGCTCGTGGTCGCACAGCTGCTGTTGATTACCTTCGGGTCCAGCCTCGACAGCATCTCAACGCCGATGGGCAACGTCGCCTACGGGCCATACACCTCCGGGACCTACCGGAGCGTCTTCCTGCCGCTGGTAGCGCTTGCGGTCCTGGTCGGCCTGTACGTGCTGTTTACCCGCACCGAGTTCGGGGTCAAGGCCAGAGCAACCATCGAAGACCCCGAAACCGCCCGTGCGATGGGCATCGACACCGACCGGATGTACGTCACGACGTTCGCGCTTGGCTCCGGGCTGGCCGGACTCACCGGGGCGCTGTACGCGCCCGCTATCGGCGCTATCACGCCCGACAGAGGCAGCATCTTCCTCGTCGAGGCGTTCGTCGCCGTGGTCGTCGGCGGGCCGTCGGTCGTCATCGGGACGCTCTCGGCGTCGGGGCTGCTCGGCTTCGTCAACGCGGTCTTCAGCTTCCAGCTTGGGACCTTCGTCGGGCTAATGGCGATGCTCATCGTCGCCATCATCGCCCTTCGGGTACTGCCTGACGGCATCTCCGGCTACATCGAACAGTGGCGGCAGCGACGGAGGGCAGACCAATGA
- a CDS encoding urease subunit beta, translating to MSDPSEGSLTPGELLVDDAPVELNAGRETATVTVENTGDRPVQVGSHYHFFETNPALAFDRETAYGMRLNIPAGTAVRFEPGAERDVELVAIGGDRIVHGMDGLVNGDLDDEATRERAMDRAAAAGYRGVER from the coding sequence GTGAGCGACCCCTCGGAGGGCTCGCTGACGCCCGGCGAACTGCTCGTCGACGATGCGCCCGTCGAACTCAATGCCGGCCGTGAAACGGCGACGGTCACCGTCGAAAACACCGGCGACCGGCCGGTACAGGTCGGCTCCCACTATCATTTCTTCGAGACGAACCCGGCGCTTGCGTTCGACCGCGAGACGGCCTACGGCATGCGGCTGAACATCCCCGCTGGCACCGCCGTCAGGTTTGAGCCGGGCGCTGAACGGGATGTCGAACTGGTCGCTATCGGCGGCGACCGCATCGTCCATGGCATGGATGGACTGGTGAACGGTGACCTCGATGACGAAGCAACCCGCGAGCGAGCGATGGACCGAGCCGCCGCGGCCGGCTACCGGGGGGTCGAGCGATGA
- a CDS encoding ABC transporter ATP-binding protein, with the protein MSTPDDPATRLQPAVKATGLDRDAILATERLTKNFGGLTAVDEVDFTVDEGELRCLIGPNGAGKSTLLELITGQLTPTEGRIYFDGMDLTQLPPHERIDAGLSVKFQSPHVYEDLTVAQNLQVPLQRVDSGDLEATTYETLDEIGLADRAETPAGDLSHGQQQRLEIGMATTLEPKLMLLDEPVAGMSVEETASVADLIRSLNDEGMAFVVIEHDMEFVREISDQVTVLNQGSIFRQGPIDDIESDPEVKRIYLGEDA; encoded by the coding sequence GTGAGCACGCCGGACGACCCCGCAACGCGGCTTCAGCCGGCCGTCAAGGCGACCGGCCTCGACCGCGATGCGATTCTCGCGACCGAACGGCTCACGAAGAACTTCGGCGGCCTCACCGCCGTCGATGAGGTCGACTTCACCGTCGACGAAGGTGAGCTCCGGTGTCTCATCGGTCCCAACGGAGCGGGCAAGAGTACGCTCCTAGAGCTGATTACCGGACAGCTCACGCCGACAGAGGGACGCATCTACTTCGACGGCATGGACCTCACGCAGCTGCCGCCCCACGAACGCATCGACGCCGGCCTCAGCGTGAAGTTCCAGTCGCCACACGTCTATGAGGACCTCACTGTCGCTCAGAACCTGCAGGTGCCGCTCCAGCGCGTCGACAGCGGGGACCTCGAAGCAACGACCTACGAAACGCTCGACGAAATCGGACTGGCCGACCGCGCCGAGACGCCAGCCGGCGACCTCTCGCACGGCCAACAGCAGCGGCTCGAAATCGGCATGGCGACGACGCTGGAGCCGAAGCTCATGCTGCTGGATGAGCCGGTCGCAGGGATGTCGGTCGAAGAGACCGCAAGCGTCGCCGACCTCATCCGCTCGCTCAACGACGAGGGGATGGCCTTCGTCGTCATCGAACACGATATGGAGTTTGTCAGAGAGATTTCCGACCAAGTGACCGTACTGAACCAGGGGTCCATATTCCGGCAGGGGCCGATAGACGACATCGAGTCCGACCCCGAAGTGAAGCGCATCTACCTGGGGGAAGACGCATGA
- the asd gene encoding aspartate-semialdehyde dehydrogenase, with protein MSTTRVGVLGATGAVGQRLIQLLDPHEEFEVAALSASSASAGKTYREAAKWRVDTPIPESVADMTVVETDPDAVPDDIDLLFSSLPSDIGADVEPEFVEAGYVVSSNSSNGRMDDDIPLTIPEVNADHLGLIEVQRDERGWDGALIKNPNCSTITMVPALAALDEFGLENIHVSTLQAVSGAGYSGVTSMEIIDNVIPHIGGEAEKMETESRKLLGSFDGAGVDLHEADVSASCNRVPTLDGHLENVWADLAADPDPADVVEAFESYPSVDLPSSPDQLIEVFDEPDRPQPRMDRMLGDGMAIATGGVESTADGIQFNCLAHNTMRGAAGASVLNGELLLEEGYL; from the coding sequence ATGTCTACCACTCGCGTAGGAGTCCTCGGCGCGACGGGTGCCGTCGGACAACGACTCATCCAGTTGCTTGACCCACACGAGGAGTTCGAGGTCGCCGCACTGTCGGCGTCGTCGGCCAGCGCCGGCAAGACGTACCGGGAGGCCGCCAAATGGCGCGTCGATACGCCGATTCCGGAGTCGGTTGCCGACATGACCGTTGTCGAGACCGACCCCGACGCCGTCCCCGACGACATCGACCTGCTGTTTTCGTCGCTGCCGTCCGACATCGGTGCGGATGTCGAACCCGAGTTCGTCGAGGCGGGCTACGTCGTCTCCTCGAACTCCTCGAACGGCCGCATGGACGACGACATCCCGCTGACGATTCCGGAGGTCAACGCCGACCACCTCGGCCTCATCGAGGTCCAGCGCGACGAGCGTGGCTGGGACGGCGCGCTCATCAAGAACCCCAACTGCTCGACGATTACGATGGTGCCGGCGCTGGCGGCGCTGGACGAGTTCGGCCTCGAAAACATCCACGTCTCGACGCTACAGGCCGTCTCGGGGGCGGGCTACTCGGGCGTTACCTCGATGGAAATCATCGATAACGTCATCCCCCACATCGGCGGCGAGGCCGAGAAGATGGAGACCGAATCCCGCAAGCTACTCGGCTCGTTTGACGGTGCAGGCGTCGACCTCCACGAGGCCGATGTCTCGGCGTCGTGTAACCGCGTGCCGACGCTTGACGGCCACCTTGAGAACGTTTGGGCCGACCTCGCTGCGGACCCCGACCCCGCAGACGTTGTCGAAGCCTTCGAATCGTACCCCAGCGTCGACCTGCCGTCCTCGCCCGACCAGCTCATCGAGGTCTTCGACGAACCCGACCGTCCGCAGCCACGGATGGACCGGATGCTCGGCGACGGGATGGCCATCGCCACCGGCGGCGTCGAGTCGACCGCCGACGGCATCCAGTTCAACTGCCTGGCCCACAATACGATGCGCGGCGCTGCCGGCGCGAGCGTGCTGAACGGCGAACTGCTGCTGGAAGAAGGCTACCTCTAA
- the urtC gene encoding urea ABC transporter, permease protein UrtC, with the protein MSADIGSPDGPAARIRGLLEGPNTYGNSPLFWGFFVVVVAGLAVYPMTTDPFSIQTTTQYFALAFLALSLSVVWGYCGILSFGQVAFFGVAAYTFGVIGINFGTAGGITAALLGAIVVGALFAAALGYFMFYGGVRDVYVTIITLVVALVLNTFAAQTAGSEWAIGEARLGGFNGMPDIPDLVLGVGGASVAFDRVAFYYLLLAALVVTYLGLRAFVNSGFGMTMVAVREDEARTETFGYNVPFIKLVVFTIGGALAAAGGVFYAVWGNFIDPSVFGILFAALPVVWVSVGGRESLIGAIGATFAIEWMRTGLTDGVGPLGPEWAFVIIGGLLMVVILVMPAGIVPYLDRGLKQLLERINDRSTTEPTEGATE; encoded by the coding sequence ATGAGTGCCGACATCGGGTCGCCTGACGGACCGGCCGCCCGCATCCGTGGGCTCCTCGAAGGGCCGAACACCTACGGGAACTCGCCCCTGTTTTGGGGGTTCTTCGTCGTCGTGGTGGCTGGTCTCGCGGTCTACCCCATGACGACGGACCCGTTCAGCATTCAGACGACGACACAGTACTTCGCGCTGGCCTTCCTGGCGCTGAGTCTCAGCGTCGTCTGGGGCTACTGCGGCATCCTCAGCTTCGGACAAGTCGCCTTCTTCGGCGTCGCCGCATACACCTTCGGCGTCATCGGCATCAACTTCGGTACGGCCGGTGGCATCACCGCAGCGCTTTTGGGGGCCATCGTCGTCGGCGCGCTGTTTGCGGCCGCGCTGGGCTATTTCATGTTCTACGGCGGCGTCAGAGACGTCTACGTCACCATCATTACGCTCGTCGTCGCGCTCGTACTGAACACCTTTGCGGCCCAGACGGCCGGCAGCGAGTGGGCCATCGGCGAAGCGCGTCTCGGCGGTTTCAACGGGATGCCCGACATCCCCGACCTCGTGTTGGGCGTTGGCGGCGCGAGCGTCGCCTTCGACAGGGTCGCCTTCTACTACCTGCTTTTGGCCGCGCTCGTGGTCACCTACCTCGGGCTGCGGGCCTTCGTCAACAGCGGCTTCGGGATGACGATGGTTGCCGTCCGCGAAGACGAGGCGCGAACGGAGACGTTCGGCTACAACGTTCCGTTCATCAAGCTCGTCGTGTTCACCATCGGCGGCGCGTTGGCGGCTGCCGGCGGCGTCTTCTACGCCGTCTGGGGGAACTTCATCGACCCCTCAGTGTTCGGCATTCTGTTTGCCGCGCTGCCCGTCGTGTGGGTCAGCGTCGGCGGCCGTGAGTCGCTCATCGGCGCCATCGGCGCGACGTTTGCCATCGAGTGGATGCGGACCGGCCTCACCGACGGTGTCGGTCCGCTGGGCCCCGAGTGGGCGTTTGTCATCATCGGCGGGCTGTTGATGGTCGTCATCCTCGTCATGCCGGCCGGGATTGTTCCGTACCTCGACCGAGGCCTAAAGCAGCTACTGGAGCGCATCAACGACCGGTCGACGACCGAGCCAACGGAGGGAGCAACAGAATGA
- a CDS encoding 30S ribosomal protein S17e — protein MAIKPAYVKKTGTLLMDRYPKAFGDDFEHNKELVDELTNIESKSVRNRIAGYVTRKQRSPQQPA, from the coding sequence ATGGCCATCAAACCCGCCTACGTCAAGAAGACTGGAACGCTACTCATGGACCGATATCCGAAAGCCTTCGGTGACGACTTCGAGCACAACAAAGAGCTCGTAGACGAACTGACAAATATCGAGTCCAAGAGCGTTCGTAACCGTATCGCCGGATACGTCACGCGCAAGCAGCGCTCCCCCCAGCAGCCGGCGTAG
- a CDS encoding ABC transporter ATP-binding protein, with translation MSLTVTGLTAGYDGTPILRDVDCRVDGGEVVGIVGKNGVGKTTLLKTIMGLLDPDSGTVEYRGETIDALSADERAGLGIGYVPQGRDVFPGLSVRENLLIGENIGNETEALYDRVYEYFPILEERASQDAATMSGGQQQMLAIGRALVGNPDLLLVDEPSEGVQPSIVQSITEDLARINEEFGTTILFVEQNLSVIQGLADRCYAMDKGRLVDELDAEAIQDRGRLESHLVV, from the coding sequence ATGAGCCTCACCGTCACCGGACTCACCGCTGGCTACGACGGGACCCCCATCCTGCGGGACGTCGACTGTCGCGTCGACGGCGGCGAAGTCGTCGGCATCGTCGGCAAGAACGGCGTCGGCAAGACGACGCTGCTGAAGACGATTATGGGGCTTCTCGACCCCGACTCCGGCACCGTCGAATACCGCGGCGAGACAATCGATGCGCTGTCGGCTGACGAGCGGGCGGGACTCGGCATCGGCTACGTACCGCAGGGCCGGGACGTCTTCCCCGGGTTGTCGGTTCGTGAGAACCTGCTCATCGGCGAGAACATCGGCAACGAAACCGAGGCGCTGTACGACCGCGTCTACGAGTACTTCCCGATTCTCGAAGAGCGGGCGAGTCAAGACGCCGCAACGATGAGCGGCGGCCAACAGCAGATGCTCGCCATCGGCAGAGCGCTCGTCGGCAACCCCGACCTGCTCTTGGTCGATGAGCCATCCGAGGGTGTCCAGCCGTCTATCGTCCAGTCGATAACCGAAGACCTCGCACGCATCAACGAGGAGTTCGGCACGACCATCCTGTTTGTCGAACAGAACCTCTCGGTGATTCAGGGCCTCGCCGACCGCTGCTATGCGATGGACAAGGGCCGCCTCGTCGACGAACTCGACGCGGAGGCGATTCAGGACCGCGGCCGCCTGGAATCGCATCTGGTCGTGTAA
- the acnA gene encoding aconitate hydratase AcnA, with translation MSNQHIPNAVRELEHDGETYKMADLTALEEAGLCELDSLPVSIRIMLESVLRNAQQDGETVTEDDVRAAASWSPDVPDAELSFQPSRVVLQDLTGVPAVVDLAALRSAADRKGVDPTVVEPEIPCDLVIDHSVQVDYFGSDDAYERNVELEYERNEERYRSIKWAQQAFEDFEVVPPGTGIVHQVNLEHLGRVVHAREEDGDQWLLPDTLVGTDSHTPMIGGIGVVGWGVGGIEAEAALLGQPITMSLPDVVGVRLSGSLPEGATATDLVLHITERLREVGVVDKFVEFYGPGVAELTVADRATISNMAPEQGSTISMFPVDDKTLEYLELTGRDPDHVDLVEKYLDAQGLFGEQEPEYTQVVEFDLSDVEPSLAGHKKPHSRIPMGNLDEHFPSLLEAEGVVGDGGAVTADAAGNPADVVETPDLGETVPVELEDGTEVEIGHGSVLVSAITSCTNTSNPSVMLAAGLLAENAAEAGLDVPDYVKTSLAPGSRVVTEYLKEADLLEPLEELGYHVVGYGCTTCIGNSGPLPDPIEKAIDDNNLWATSVLSGNRNFEARIHPKIAANYLASPPLVVAYGLAGRMDIDLEEDPIGVGDDGEAIYLEDIWPDTDEIHDAIADSVSPELFEEKYAQVYEGDERWEALDAPTGDVYEWDNESTYIREPPFFQDFPLDKPGVNNVDDARCLLTLGDTVTTDHISPAGQFSEDLPAGQWLKERGVEPHEFNTYGSRRGNHEVMMRGTFANVRIENQMLDGKEGGYTIHHPTDEETTVFEASERYRDDDTPLVVMAGDEFGTGSSRDWAAKGTDLLGMRATIAQSYERIYRDNLIGMGVLPLQFADGDGWEELGLDGSEHFTIEGLEDGLEPNQELTVTAEREDGETVEFDVTAQVSTPAAVDYVEHGGVLHMVLRRLLNDELN, from the coding sequence ATGTCGAACCAACACATCCCAAACGCGGTTCGGGAACTGGAACACGACGGCGAAACGTACAAGATGGCCGACCTCACGGCGCTGGAAGAGGCCGGACTCTGTGAGCTTGACTCGCTCCCAGTCAGCATCCGCATCATGCTCGAATCCGTCCTCCGGAACGCCCAACAGGACGGCGAGACGGTCACCGAAGACGACGTTCGGGCGGCGGCTTCGTGGAGCCCCGACGTTCCTGACGCTGAGCTTTCCTTCCAGCCCTCGCGGGTCGTCCTGCAGGACCTGACCGGCGTGCCGGCGGTTGTCGACCTCGCGGCGCTTCGCTCCGCGGCCGACCGAAAGGGTGTCGACCCGACGGTCGTCGAGCCGGAAATCCCCTGTGACCTCGTCATCGACCACAGCGTGCAGGTCGACTACTTCGGCAGCGACGACGCCTACGAGCGCAACGTCGAACTCGAATACGAGCGCAACGAGGAACGCTATCGCTCCATCAAGTGGGCACAGCAGGCCTTCGAGGACTTCGAGGTCGTCCCGCCGGGAACGGGTATCGTCCACCAGGTCAACCTCGAACACCTCGGTCGCGTCGTCCACGCCCGCGAGGAGGACGGCGACCAGTGGCTCCTGCCCGACACGCTCGTCGGTACCGACAGCCACACGCCGATGATCGGCGGCATCGGCGTCGTCGGCTGGGGTGTCGGCGGCATCGAGGCTGAGGCCGCGCTGCTCGGCCAGCCGATTACGATGAGTCTCCCCGACGTCGTCGGCGTCCGTCTCTCCGGGTCGCTCCCCGAGGGCGCGACCGCGACCGACCTCGTTCTCCACATCACCGAGCGCCTCCGCGAAGTCGGCGTCGTCGACAAGTTCGTCGAGTTCTACGGTCCCGGCGTCGCCGAACTCACCGTCGCCGACCGCGCGACCATCTCGAACATGGCCCCGGAGCAGGGCTCGACCATCAGCATGTTCCCGGTCGACGACAAGACCCTCGAATACCTCGAACTCACCGGCCGCGACCCCGACCACGTCGACCTCGTCGAGAAATACCTCGACGCACAGGGGCTGTTCGGCGAGCAGGAGCCCGAATACACCCAAGTCGTCGAGTTCGACCTCAGCGATGTCGAACCGAGCCTCGCCGGCCACAAGAAGCCCCACTCGCGAATCCCGATGGGCAACCTCGACGAGCACTTCCCGAGCCTGCTTGAGGCCGAGGGCGTCGTCGGTGACGGCGGCGCGGTCACGGCTGACGCCGCTGGCAACCCTGCGGATGTCGTCGAGACGCCCGACCTCGGCGAGACCGTCCCCGTCGAGCTGGAGGACGGCACCGAGGTCGAAATCGGCCACGGGAGCGTTCTCGTCAGCGCGATTACGTCCTGTACGAACACCTCGAATCCGTCGGTGATGCTGGCGGCCGGGCTGCTCGCCGAAAACGCAGCCGAGGCCGGCCTTGACGTCCCCGACTACGTCAAGACGTCGCTTGCGCCCGGTAGCCGCGTCGTCACGGAGTATCTGAAGGAAGCCGACCTCCTCGAACCGCTTGAGGAACTCGGCTACCACGTCGTCGGCTACGGCTGTACGACCTGTATCGGCAACTCCGGCCCGCTCCCAGACCCCATCGAGAAGGCCATCGACGACAACAACCTCTGGGCGACGAGCGTGCTGTCGGGCAACCGGAACTTCGAGGCCCGAATCCACCCGAAGATTGCCGCCAACTACCTGGCATCGCCGCCGCTTGTCGTCGCCTACGGGCTGGCCGGCCGCATGGACATCGACCTCGAAGAAGACCCCATCGGCGTCGGCGACGACGGCGAGGCTATCTACCTCGAAGACATCTGGCCCGACACCGACGAGATTCACGACGCCATCGCCGACAGCGTCTCGCCGGAGCTGTTCGAGGAAAAATACGCACAGGTCTACGAGGGCGACGAGCGCTGGGAAGCACTTGATGCGCCGACCGGCGACGTCTACGAGTGGGACAACGAGTCCACCTACATCCGCGAGCCGCCGTTCTTCCAGGACTTCCCGCTTGATAAGCCCGGCGTCAACAACGTCGACGACGCCCGCTGTCTGCTGACGCTCGGCGACACCGTCACCACCGACCACATCAGCCCGGCCGGCCAGTTCAGCGAAGACCTGCCCGCCGGCCAGTGGCTCAAGGAACGCGGCGTCGAACCCCACGAGTTCAACACCTACGGCTCCCGCCGCGGGAACCACGAGGTCATGATGCGGGGGACCTTCGCGAACGTCCGCATCGAAAACCAGATGCTTGACGGGAAGGAGGGTGGCTACACCATCCACCATCCGACCGACGAGGAGACGACCGTCTTCGAGGCCAGCGAGCGCTACCGTGACGACGACACGCCGCTTGTCGTCATGGCCGGCGACGAGTTCGGGACCGGCTCCAGCCGCGACTGGGCGGCCAAGGGGACCGACCTGCTCGGCATGCGCGCGACCATCGCCCAAAGCTACGAGCGCATCTACCGCGACAACCTCATCGGCATGGGCGTGCTGCCGCTGCAGTTCGCCGACGGCGACGGCTGGGAGGAACTCGGCCTCGACGGCTCCGAACACTTCACCATCGAAGGCCTCGAGGACGGCCTCGAACCCAACCAGGAGCTGACCGTCACCGCCGAACGCGAGGACGGCGAGACAGTCGAGTTTGATGTCACCGCACAGGTCAGCACCCCCGCTGCCGTCGACTACGTCGAACACGGCGGCGTCTTGCACATGGTGCTTCGCCGCCTGCTGAACGACGAACTGAACTGA